A single region of the Balaenoptera ricei isolate mBalRic1 chromosome 12, mBalRic1.hap2, whole genome shotgun sequence genome encodes:
- the CCN6 gene encoding cellular communication network factor 6 isoform X1, with translation MRGPLLSTLLLAALSQFYRRAQGTGLLDTAPEGRPGEVAEVHHRQQFCHWPCQCAHQKPSCPPGVSLVRDGCGCCKICARQPGDTCNEADLCDPHKGLYCDYSADGPRYETGVCAYLVAVGCEFNRVHYHNGQVFQPNPLFSCLCVSGAIGCTPLFIPKPADRHCSRPKGGKKTDQSKCGLGSSQQQLSTSYKTMPAYRNLPLIWKRKCLVQATKWTPCSRTCGMGISNRVTNENSNCEMRNERRLCYIQPCDSNISKTVKIPKGKTCQPTFQPVKAEKFVFSGCSSTQSYKPTFCGICLDKRCCVPNKSKMITIQFDCPNEGSFKWKMLWITSCVCQRNCRDPGDIFSELKIL, from the exons ATGCGAGGACCGCTCCTCTCCACGCTTCTCCTGGCTGCGCTGTCACAG TTCTACCGCAGGGCCCAAGGCACTGGGCTATTAGACACAGCACCCGAAGGAAGGCCTGGTGAGGTAGCAGAAGTGCACCATCGTCAACAGTTTTGTCACTGGCCCTGTCAGTGCGCTCACCAGAAGCCCAGCTGCCCTCCTGGAGTGAGCCTGGTGAGGGATGGCTGTGGATGCTGTAAAATCTGTGCCAGGCAACCAGGGGACACCTGCAACGAGGCTGACCTCTGCGACCCCCACAAAGGGCTGTACTGTGACTACTCAGCAGACGGGCCTAGGTACGAGACCGGAGTGTGTGCAT acCTTGTAGCTGTGGGATGTGAGTTCAACAGGGTACATTATCATAATGGCCAAGTGTTTCAGCCCAATCCCCTGTTTAGCTGCCTCTGTGTGAGTGGGGCCATCGGATGCACACCTCTGTTCATACCAAAGCCGGCTGACAGGCACTGCTCTAGGCCTAAAGGTGGAAAGAAGACTGATCAGTCAAAATGTGGCCTGGGGTCATCACAACAGCAGCTGTCAACAAGCTACAAAACAATGCCAG CTTATAGGAATCTCCCacttatttggaaaagaaaatgtcttgTGCAAGCAACAAAGTGGACCCCTTGCTCCAGAACATGTGGGATGGGCATATCTAATAGGGTAACCAATGAAAACAGCAACTgtgaaatgagaaatgagagaaGACTGTGCTACATTCAGCCTTGCGACAGTAATATATCAAAGACAGTAAAG ATCCCcaaaggaaaaacatgccaacCTACTTTCCAACCTGTCAAAGCTGAAAAATTTGTCTTTTCCGGATGCTCAAGCACTCAGAGTTATAAACCCACTTTCTGTGGGATATGCTTGGATAAAAGATGCTGTGTCCCTAACAAGTCTAAAATGATTACCATTCAATTTGATTGCCCAAATGAAGGGTCATTTAAATGGAAGATGCTGTGGATTACATCTTGTGTATGTCAGAGAAACTGCAGAGATCCAGGAGATATATTTTCTGAGCTCAAGATCCTATAA
- the CCN6 gene encoding cellular communication network factor 6 isoform X2, whose translation MRGPLLSTLLLAALSQFYRRAQGTGLLDTAPEGRPGEVAEVHHRQQFCHWPCQCAHQKPSCPPGVSLVRDGCGCCKICARQPGDTCNEADLCDPHKGLYCDYSADGPRYETGVCAYLVAVGCEFNRVHYHNGQVFQPNPLFSCLCVSGAIGCTPLFIPKPADRHCSRPKGGKKTDQSKCGLGSSQQQLSTSYKTMPDACQAFNLLPVLRSLNCCLPSSL comes from the exons ATGCGAGGACCGCTCCTCTCCACGCTTCTCCTGGCTGCGCTGTCACAG TTCTACCGCAGGGCCCAAGGCACTGGGCTATTAGACACAGCACCCGAAGGAAGGCCTGGTGAGGTAGCAGAAGTGCACCATCGTCAACAGTTTTGTCACTGGCCCTGTCAGTGCGCTCACCAGAAGCCCAGCTGCCCTCCTGGAGTGAGCCTGGTGAGGGATGGCTGTGGATGCTGTAAAATCTGTGCCAGGCAACCAGGGGACACCTGCAACGAGGCTGACCTCTGCGACCCCCACAAAGGGCTGTACTGTGACTACTCAGCAGACGGGCCTAGGTACGAGACCGGAGTGTGTGCAT acCTTGTAGCTGTGGGATGTGAGTTCAACAGGGTACATTATCATAATGGCCAAGTGTTTCAGCCCAATCCCCTGTTTAGCTGCCTCTGTGTGAGTGGGGCCATCGGATGCACACCTCTGTTCATACCAAAGCCGGCTGACAGGCACTGCTCTAGGCCTAAAGGTGGAAAGAAGACTGATCAGTCAAAATGTGGCCTGGGGTCATCACAACAGCAGCTGTCAACAAGCTACAAAACAATGCCAG ATGCATGCCAAGCTTTTAACCTGCTTCCTGTGCTGAGGTCTTTAAACTGTTGTCTACCTTCCAG CTTATAG
- the CCN6 gene encoding cellular communication network factor 6 isoform X3, with protein sequence MRGPLLSTLLLAALSQFYRRAQGTGLLDTAPEGRPGEVAEVHHRQQFCHWPCQCAHQKPSCPPGVSLVRDGCGCCKICARQPGDTCNEADLCDPHKGLYCDYSADGPRYETGVCAYLVAVGCEFNRVHYHNGQVFQPNPLFSCLCVSGAIGCTPLFIPKPADRHCSRPKGGKKTDQSKCGLGSSQQQLSTSYKTMPDACQAFNLLPVLRSLNCCLPSRF encoded by the exons ATGCGAGGACCGCTCCTCTCCACGCTTCTCCTGGCTGCGCTGTCACAG TTCTACCGCAGGGCCCAAGGCACTGGGCTATTAGACACAGCACCCGAAGGAAGGCCTGGTGAGGTAGCAGAAGTGCACCATCGTCAACAGTTTTGTCACTGGCCCTGTCAGTGCGCTCACCAGAAGCCCAGCTGCCCTCCTGGAGTGAGCCTGGTGAGGGATGGCTGTGGATGCTGTAAAATCTGTGCCAGGCAACCAGGGGACACCTGCAACGAGGCTGACCTCTGCGACCCCCACAAAGGGCTGTACTGTGACTACTCAGCAGACGGGCCTAGGTACGAGACCGGAGTGTGTGCAT acCTTGTAGCTGTGGGATGTGAGTTCAACAGGGTACATTATCATAATGGCCAAGTGTTTCAGCCCAATCCCCTGTTTAGCTGCCTCTGTGTGAGTGGGGCCATCGGATGCACACCTCTGTTCATACCAAAGCCGGCTGACAGGCACTGCTCTAGGCCTAAAGGTGGAAAGAAGACTGATCAGTCAAAATGTGGCCTGGGGTCATCACAACAGCAGCTGTCAACAAGCTACAAAACAATGCCAG ATGCATGCCAAGCTTTTAACCTGCTTCCTGTGCTGAGGTCTTTAAACTGTTGTCTACCTTCCAG attttaa